One segment of Streptomyces bathyalis DNA contains the following:
- a CDS encoding TIGR03943 family putative permease subunit, with protein MNRHAQAAVLFLIGVAVLRAGFTDLYLRYVKAGLRPLLLAAGIVLILTALATVWYELRRSRGSRESRPDDERDDGHDDSHGHGHGHGHGHREPRISWLLVLPLLALILVAPPAPGSYSAMRAGTALQRPPGFPSLPAGSPLRLGVGDYAARAVYDHGRSLGDRTIRMTGFVALDRRGAPYLTRMVLNCCAADAAPVKIGLSGQLPPTLQADTWLEVTGTYSGKRTADPVNHGVIPYFDVSRARPVKAPADEYES; from the coding sequence GTGAACCGGCACGCACAGGCAGCGGTGCTGTTCCTCATCGGCGTGGCCGTGCTGCGTGCCGGCTTCACCGACCTCTACCTGCGCTACGTCAAGGCCGGGCTGCGCCCGCTGCTGCTCGCCGCCGGCATCGTGCTGATCCTCACGGCCCTGGCGACCGTCTGGTACGAACTGCGGCGGTCGCGCGGGTCCCGGGAGAGCCGGCCGGACGACGAACGCGACGACGGCCACGACGACAGCCACGGCCATGGGCACGGGCACGGTCACGGCCACCGGGAACCGCGAATATCGTGGCTACTCGTCCTTCCCCTGCTGGCTCTCATCCTTGTCGCCCCGCCCGCACCGGGTTCCTACAGCGCCATGCGCGCCGGGACCGCTCTGCAACGGCCGCCGGGTTTCCCGAGCCTCCCCGCCGGCAGCCCCCTCCGGCTCGGCGTCGGCGACTACGCGGCGCGCGCGGTCTACGACCACGGACGCTCCCTCGGCGACCGGACGATCAGGATGACCGGGTTCGTCGCCCTCGACCGCAGGGGTGCCCCCTACCTCACGCGCATGGTCCTCAACTGCTGCGCGGCCGACGCCGCACCGGTGAAGATCGGCCTCTCCGGCCAACTGCCTCCGACGCTCCAGGCCGACACGTGGCTGGAGGTCACTGGCACCTACTCCGGCAAGCGCACCGCGGACCCCGTCAACCACGGCGTCATTCCCTACTTCGACGTCAGCCGGGCTCGGCCGGTCAAGGCCCCCGCCGACGAGTACGAGAGCTGA
- a CDS encoding dienelactone hydrolase family protein, protein MTEVVLFHHAQGLTPGVAAFADGLRLAGHTVHTPDLFDGRVFGTLEEGLHHCEETGFGELLERGAKAVDGLPAEVVYAGLSLGVLPAQSLAQTRSGARGALLIHACVPFREFGTAWPGGVPVQVHAMDADPVFVGDGDIDAARELVEEAEDAELFLYPGSEHLFTDSSLSAYDADAAALLRERVLGFLD, encoded by the coding sequence ATGACCGAGGTAGTGCTGTTCCACCACGCGCAGGGGCTCACCCCCGGCGTCGCCGCCTTCGCCGACGGGTTGCGCCTCGCCGGGCACACGGTGCACACACCCGACCTCTTCGACGGCCGTGTCTTCGGCACCCTGGAGGAGGGCCTGCACCACTGCGAGGAGACCGGCTTCGGCGAACTGCTGGAGCGCGGCGCCAAGGCCGTCGACGGCCTGCCCGCCGAGGTTGTGTACGCGGGCCTCTCCCTCGGCGTGCTGCCGGCCCAGAGCCTGGCGCAGACGAGGTCAGGAGCCCGCGGCGCGCTCCTCATCCATGCCTGCGTCCCGTTCCGGGAGTTCGGCACCGCGTGGCCCGGCGGGGTGCCGGTGCAGGTGCACGCGATGGACGCGGACCCGGTCTTCGTGGGCGACGGTGACATCGACGCGGCCCGCGAGCTCGTCGAGGAGGCCGAGGACGCGGAGCTCTTCCTCTACCCCGGCAGCGAACACCTCTTCACCGACAGCTCGCTGTCCGCGTACGACGCGGATGCCGCCGCACTCCTGCGCGAGAGGGTGCTGGGCTTCCTCGACTGA
- a CDS encoding methyltransferase domain-containing protein: MSGDEEKYLLDNQQPEAGRRFEALSALFDPSTFRHVEALGIRPGWRCWEVGAGGPSVPGWLARQVGPEGHVVATDIDVSWLTSGAERPAYEVRQHDVGKDEPPGEGFDLVHARLVLVHVTARERALEAMVRSLRPGGHLLLEEADPQLQPKVCPDEHGPEQRLANKLKDGFRALMAQRGVDLAYGRTLPRLLREAGLADVEADSYSPLTGPECVRLERATVEQIRGSLLNAGLATEEEIDEHLRNVDSQQLDLATSPMVSAWGRLAVGPGA; encoded by the coding sequence ATGAGCGGAGATGAGGAGAAGTACCTCCTGGACAACCAGCAGCCGGAGGCGGGCCGCAGATTCGAGGCGCTCTCGGCGCTGTTCGACCCTTCGACGTTCCGTCATGTCGAGGCGCTGGGCATCCGGCCGGGATGGCGGTGCTGGGAGGTGGGAGCAGGCGGGCCTTCGGTGCCGGGCTGGCTGGCGCGTCAGGTCGGTCCCGAGGGGCATGTGGTGGCGACGGACATCGACGTGTCGTGGCTGACTTCCGGGGCGGAACGCCCGGCGTACGAGGTGCGGCAGCACGACGTGGGGAAGGACGAACCACCCGGCGAGGGATTCGATCTGGTGCACGCACGGCTGGTCCTCGTGCATGTCACCGCACGCGAGCGGGCGTTGGAAGCGATGGTGCGTTCGCTCCGTCCCGGCGGTCACCTCCTTCTGGAGGAGGCGGATCCGCAGCTGCAGCCGAAGGTCTGTCCCGACGAGCACGGCCCGGAGCAGCGGCTGGCCAACAAGCTCAAGGACGGCTTCCGCGCGCTGATGGCCCAGCGCGGCGTGGACTTGGCCTACGGGCGCACCCTGCCGCGCCTGTTGAGGGAGGCGGGGCTCGCCGATGTGGAGGCTGATTCCTACTCCCCGCTGACGGGGCCCGAGTGCGTGCGACTGGAGCGTGCCACGGTGGAGCAGATCCGCGGTTCCCTGCTGAACGCCGGACTGGCGACCGAGGAGGAGATCGATGAGCACCTGAGGAACGTCGACTCGCAGCAACTCGACCTGGCCACCTCACCGATGGTCTCGGCATGGGGGCGCCTCGCGGTTGGGCCCGGCGCCTGA
- a CDS encoding penicillin acylase family protein, which translates to MPDTQESQTVFAVAGLGAPVEIRIDRWGVPHLYASSRQDLFLAQGFNAARDRLFQIDLWRRRGLGLLSEVFGERYLEHDRAARLFLYRGAMDDEWRSYGPDVEPAARAFTAGVNAFVELCRRQRELLPREFELLGYEPSLWEPSDVARIRSHGLHYNLGEEVSRALTLRDFGPQVEELRRVREPSPHRLRLPEGLDLSVIPDDVLRVYRLATVAPWAAPSAGSPPPSRAGLDGSNNWVLDASRTATGRPMLANDPHRALTLPSLRYLVHLTAPGLDVVGGGEPALPGVSIGHNGRIAFGLTIFPIDQEDLYVYRTDPEDPTRYRYGDGWESMVRVTEQVPVRGGNDAEAELWFTRHGPVIRRLPERNAAFAVRAAWLEPGMAPYLGSMNYMGAESAEDFTEAMRAWGSPGENQVYAATDGTVGWMPAGRVPVRPGWDGTLPVPGDGRYEWAGRHEPGTLPSARGPQDGWIATANQMNLPPGYPNAERTVTYDWYAPYRYRRIAETLESRHDWTVEDCVGLQSDYVSLPARSIQPLLSGLTSDDPRVAQALEMLRDWDARLSADSSAAALFEIWFRRHLRPALLRSALRQLLPADRAEEALVRILPAEDAAADARVDLGLLLAPGDRLGPDPAREVRRIILDSLAGAFAEAESLLGGDPGSWQWGTLHHSLLRHPLAELLRERTGSEPEWASVGPAPRGGSGDTVGAAAYTSAFRQSGGATFRLVVDVGSWDESMAMNSPGQSGDPRSGHYRDLFDAWAADSAFPLLYSRPTVEEHTERIVTLRPAPEGP; encoded by the coding sequence GTGCCGGACACTCAGGAATCGCAGACCGTCTTCGCGGTGGCCGGGCTGGGCGCGCCCGTGGAGATCCGCATCGACCGGTGGGGCGTACCGCATCTGTACGCCTCGTCCCGGCAGGACCTCTTCCTCGCCCAGGGCTTCAACGCGGCCCGTGACCGCCTCTTCCAGATCGACCTGTGGCGCCGCCGCGGACTGGGACTGCTCTCGGAGGTCTTCGGCGAGCGGTATCTCGAACACGACCGCGCGGCCCGGCTGTTCCTGTACCGCGGCGCGATGGACGACGAATGGCGTTCCTACGGTCCGGACGTGGAGCCGGCGGCGAGGGCGTTCACCGCGGGCGTCAACGCGTTCGTCGAGCTGTGCCGTCGTCAACGGGAGCTACTGCCACGGGAGTTCGAGCTGCTCGGCTACGAACCCTCCCTCTGGGAACCGTCCGACGTGGCCCGCATCCGCAGCCACGGGCTCCACTACAACCTGGGCGAGGAGGTCTCCCGGGCGCTGACGCTGCGCGACTTCGGGCCGCAGGTCGAGGAATTGCGGCGGGTGCGCGAGCCCTCGCCGCACCGGCTGCGGCTGCCGGAGGGCCTGGATCTGTCCGTGATTCCCGACGACGTGCTGCGCGTGTACCGGCTGGCGACTGTGGCGCCCTGGGCGGCGCCTTCGGCGGGATCGCCACCGCCGTCCCGCGCTGGTCTGGACGGCAGCAACAACTGGGTGCTGGACGCCTCCCGCACCGCCACGGGACGTCCCATGCTCGCCAACGATCCTCATCGCGCGCTCACCCTGCCGTCGCTGCGCTACCTGGTGCATCTGACGGCTCCGGGCCTCGATGTCGTCGGCGGCGGTGAACCCGCGCTGCCCGGCGTCTCCATCGGGCACAACGGGCGGATCGCCTTCGGGCTGACGATCTTCCCCATCGACCAGGAGGACCTGTACGTCTACCGCACCGACCCGGAGGATCCCACGCGGTACCGCTACGGCGACGGCTGGGAGTCCATGGTGCGGGTGACCGAGCAGGTTCCCGTACGAGGCGGCAACGACGCGGAGGCCGAGCTGTGGTTCACCCGGCACGGCCCGGTGATCCGCCGGCTCCCGGAGCGGAACGCGGCGTTCGCCGTCCGGGCGGCCTGGCTGGAGCCCGGCATGGCCCCGTACCTGGGCAGCATGAACTACATGGGCGCGGAGAGCGCCGAGGACTTCACGGAGGCCATGCGGGCTTGGGGCTCACCGGGCGAGAACCAGGTCTACGCGGCCACGGACGGCACCGTCGGGTGGATGCCCGCGGGCCGCGTCCCCGTCCGCCCGGGCTGGGACGGGACGCTGCCGGTGCCGGGCGACGGACGGTACGAATGGGCGGGCCGTCACGAGCCCGGCACCCTCCCGTCGGCCCGCGGCCCCCAGGACGGCTGGATCGCCACCGCCAACCAGATGAACCTGCCGCCCGGATACCCCAACGCCGAACGCACCGTCACCTACGACTGGTACGCGCCCTACCGGTACCGGCGCATCGCCGAGACGCTGGAGAGCCGTCACGACTGGACGGTCGAGGACTGCGTGGGGCTGCAGAGCGACTACGTCAGCCTCCCGGCACGCAGCATCCAGCCGTTGCTGTCCGGACTGACCAGCGACGACCCGCGCGTGGCCCAGGCCCTGGAGATGCTGCGTGACTGGGACGCCCGGCTGTCGGCGGACTCGTCCGCGGCGGCGCTGTTCGAGATCTGGTTCCGGCGCCACCTGCGCCCGGCCCTGCTCCGCTCGGCTCTGCGGCAGCTGCTGCCCGCCGACCGGGCCGAGGAGGCGCTGGTCCGGATCCTCCCCGCCGAGGACGCCGCCGCCGACGCCCGCGTGGACCTCGGACTGCTGCTAGCACCGGGCGACCGGCTGGGCCCCGACCCCGCACGCGAGGTGCGCCGGATCATCCTTGACTCCCTCGCCGGGGCCTTCGCGGAGGCGGAGAGCCTGCTCGGCGGCGACCCCGGCAGCTGGCAGTGGGGCACCCTGCATCACAGCCTCCTGCGGCACCCGCTGGCCGAACTGCTGCGGGAGCGGACGGGAAGCGAGCCGGAGTGGGCGTCCGTCGGACCGGCGCCGCGCGGCGGCAGCGGCGACACTGTCGGTGCCGCCGCCTACACCTCGGCGTTCCGCCAGAGCGGAGGTGCCACGTTCCGCCTCGTCGTGGACGTCGGCTCCTGGGACGAGTCCATGGCCATGAACTCCCCGGGCCAGTCCGGCGATCCGCGCAGCGGCCACTACCGCGACCTGTTCGACGCATGGGCGGCCGACTCGGCCTTCCCCCTCCTCTACAGCCGCCCCACGGTCGAGGAGCACACGGAGCGGATCGTCACGCTGCGGCCCGCGCCGGAGGGACCGTAG
- a CDS encoding MFS transporter translates to MTQPTDAAGPTKAAGEAPPMRSGRQLLAASVGNAVEWYDWLAYTFLATFIADEIFPASAGNSLVPLLSTFAVFAVGFFMRPIGGLLLGAIADRRGRRAALTATILLMGGSSLLLALTPTYAAAGLLGPVVLVIARLLQGLSVGGEFAAATTFLVESAGPGRRGFFSSFQYVSTTVGQLIASGITALLVASIDDGAMHQWGWRAAFLLGAVLSLVGFWIRRGSQETRSAEQQAAPRPGLFEALRTHPRESLLICGITTGATIAYYTWTSYLPTYAQVNVGFDKGDSLLIGTISLAFFALLQPLGGLLSDRVGRKPLLLTFSVGFAVLCVPLLNSITTSFTSLLLVQCAGMVLLTGYTSIAAAVNAEVFPARVRAAGIGFPYSATVALFGGTAPYMGTLFKDLGRPGAFPWYVAVLCLISALVYLKLPEGANKTLDR, encoded by the coding sequence ATGACGCAGCCCACCGATGCCGCCGGGCCCACGAAGGCAGCCGGCGAGGCCCCACCGATGCGCTCCGGGCGCCAGCTTCTCGCCGCCTCCGTAGGCAACGCGGTCGAGTGGTACGACTGGCTCGCCTACACCTTCCTCGCGACGTTCATCGCCGACGAGATCTTCCCTGCGAGCGCGGGAAACTCGCTCGTCCCGCTGCTCTCGACGTTCGCCGTCTTCGCCGTCGGCTTCTTCATGCGCCCCATCGGCGGGCTGCTGCTCGGGGCCATCGCCGACCGCCGCGGACGCCGCGCCGCGCTGACCGCCACCATCCTGCTGATGGGCGGCAGCAGCCTCCTGCTGGCGCTGACCCCCACATACGCCGCCGCCGGACTGCTCGGCCCCGTCGTGCTCGTGATCGCCAGGCTGCTGCAAGGTCTCTCCGTGGGCGGCGAGTTCGCCGCGGCGACGACGTTCCTCGTGGAGTCGGCGGGGCCCGGCAGGCGCGGATTCTTCTCCAGCTTCCAGTACGTCTCCACCACCGTCGGGCAGCTCATCGCCTCCGGCATCACGGCACTGCTGGTCGCCTCCATCGACGACGGCGCCATGCATCAGTGGGGCTGGCGGGCGGCGTTCCTGCTCGGCGCGGTGCTGAGTCTCGTGGGCTTCTGGATCAGGCGGGGCTCGCAGGAGACCCGCAGCGCCGAGCAGCAGGCCGCGCCACGCCCCGGACTCTTCGAGGCGCTGCGCACGCACCCGCGTGAGTCGCTGCTCATCTGCGGCATCACGACCGGCGCGACCATCGCCTACTACACGTGGACCTCGTACCTGCCGACCTACGCCCAGGTCAACGTCGGCTTCGACAAGGGCGATTCGCTGCTGATCGGCACCATCTCGCTGGCGTTCTTCGCCCTGCTGCAGCCGCTGGGCGGTCTGCTCTCCGACCGCGTCGGGCGCAAGCCGCTGCTGCTCACCTTCTCCGTGGGCTTCGCGGTGCTGTGCGTACCGCTGCTGAACTCGATCACCACGTCTTTCACCTCGCTCCTGCTGGTGCAGTGCGCGGGCATGGTCCTGCTGACCGGCTACACGTCGATCGCCGCCGCGGTGAACGCCGAGGTCTTCCCCGCCCGCGTGCGCGCCGCCGGCATCGGCTTCCCGTACTCCGCGACGGTCGCCCTCTTCGGCGGCACCGCGCCCTACATGGGCACGCTCTTCAAGGACCTGGGACGGCCAGGGGCCTTTCCCTGGTACGTGGCCGTGCTGTGCCTCATCTCCGCGCTCGTGTACCTGAAGTTGCCGGAGGGCGCGAACAAGACGCTCGACAGGTAG
- a CDS encoding lipase family protein: MGEPFGTSGNGPAPGGRAAEPATAGRTAPAAPSRKGSGRRRLLTSAVAVAACLGAQAAPASAAAAQAEADQHDRTVSRGVPIPAFYDPPAQLPEADGAVIRSEALPLGLSLPGPNGPLPGSATRVMYKSTDSGGNPVAVTGAYIEPSADWKGDGPRPLVALAPGTMGQGDQCAASLALEHPVTLNGRTVSVGYEDVAVYRLLAAGAAVVVTDYAGLGATDRLHTYVDRLDEGHALLDAARAARAVDGSSVTSASRVGMYGYSQGGGAAAAAAELQPAYAPDVNLAGTYSGAPPADLAEVVKGIDGSALAGALGWSINGFVQSDPALQEIADANINATGKAALEDLSTMCVGDAILRYGFSKSTQWTTSGKSLTDIVEAEPELRATLDKQRIGRLKPAGPVRVATGVQDDIVGHAQARRLAVDWCHKGADVTYKPVDLPNLGDGLLTNHLTPLLVDQGSAISWLTDRLSGKPAASNCGSLPARR; encoded by the coding sequence ATGGGAGAACCGTTCGGGACCTCTGGGAACGGCCCGGCCCCCGGTGGCCGAGCCGCTGAACCGGCGACGGCGGGGCGCACCGCTCCCGCGGCGCCTTCGCGGAAGGGGTCCGGTCGCCGCCGCTTGCTGACGAGCGCCGTCGCGGTCGCCGCCTGTCTCGGTGCTCAGGCCGCACCCGCCTCGGCGGCAGCAGCCCAGGCGGAAGCCGACCAGCACGACCGAACGGTCTCGCGAGGCGTTCCCATCCCCGCGTTCTACGACCCGCCCGCGCAGCTGCCCGAGGCCGACGGCGCAGTGATCCGGAGCGAGGCGCTCCCGCTCGGTCTGAGCCTGCCCGGACCGAACGGCCCCCTCCCCGGCAGTGCGACCAGAGTGATGTACAAGTCCACGGACTCAGGCGGGAATCCGGTCGCGGTGACCGGGGCCTACATCGAGCCGTCGGCCGACTGGAAGGGCGACGGACCCCGTCCGCTGGTGGCCCTGGCGCCGGGCACCATGGGGCAGGGCGACCAGTGCGCGGCATCGCTCGCCCTCGAGCACCCGGTGACGCTGAACGGCCGGACCGTGTCCGTCGGTTACGAGGACGTGGCCGTCTACCGGCTCCTCGCGGCGGGCGCCGCGGTGGTCGTCACCGACTACGCCGGTCTCGGCGCGACCGACCGGCTGCATACGTACGTCGACCGTCTCGACGAGGGCCACGCACTGCTCGACGCCGCGCGGGCGGCCCGTGCCGTCGACGGATCGTCCGTCACCTCCGCCTCACGCGTCGGCATGTACGGATACAGCCAGGGAGGCGGCGCGGCAGCCGCGGCGGCCGAGCTGCAACCCGCCTACGCTCCCGACGTGAACCTGGCCGGCACATACTCCGGCGCACCGCCCGCCGACCTGGCCGAGGTCGTCAAGGGCATCGACGGCAGTGCCCTGGCCGGCGCTCTGGGCTGGTCGATCAACGGTTTCGTCCAGTCGGACCCCGCCCTCCAGGAGATCGCGGACGCCAACATCAACGCGACGGGCAAGGCCGCGCTCGAGGACCTGTCGACGATGTGCGTGGGCGACGCGATCCTCAGGTACGGCTTCAGCAAGAGCACCCAGTGGACGACCAGCGGCAAGTCCCTCACGGACATCGTCGAGGCGGAGCCGGAACTCCGGGCGACTCTCGACAAGCAGCGGATCGGCAGGCTGAAGCCGGCAGGGCCGGTGCGTGTGGCGACCGGCGTGCAGGACGACATCGTCGGACACGCCCAGGCGCGCCGGCTCGCGGTCGACTGGTGCCACAAGGGGGCGGACGTCACCTACAAGCCCGTCGATCTGCCCAACCTCGGGGACGGGCTTCTCACGAACCACCTGACACCGCTCCTCGTCGACCAGGGCAGCGCCATCTCATGGCTGACCGACCGCCTGTCCGGCAAGCCCGCCGCGTCCAACTGCGGGTCCCTGCCTGCCCGGAGGTGA
- a CDS encoding alpha/beta hydrolase, with the protein MTAWEVPASPALVAHATVEEPKAAVLVLHGGRSEGLEAPPPWNLPGARMRLFFPSLARATAGQSVLLCRVRYRCRGWNGEREDASRDARWALGELARTVGELPVVVVGHSMGGRAALRVAGEPAVRGVVALAPWCPEGEPVGQLAGRRVVVLHGDRDRVTDPEASRRLLIRARQAGAETRFVPMRGGDHAMLRRRSDWHRTVAEEVAGMLGDAASG; encoded by the coding sequence GTGACGGCGTGGGAGGTACCGGCCTCTCCCGCGCTCGTCGCGCACGCCACCGTCGAGGAGCCGAAGGCCGCCGTGCTGGTGCTGCACGGCGGCCGCTCCGAGGGGCTGGAGGCTCCGCCGCCGTGGAACCTGCCCGGCGCCCGGATGCGGCTCTTCTTTCCGTCCCTGGCCAGGGCCACCGCGGGCCAGTCGGTGCTGCTGTGCCGGGTGAGATACCGGTGCCGCGGCTGGAACGGCGAACGTGAGGACGCCTCGCGGGACGCCCGCTGGGCACTCGGTGAACTGGCCCGCACCGTGGGCGAGTTGCCGGTCGTGGTCGTCGGGCATTCGATGGGCGGACGGGCTGCGCTGCGCGTGGCCGGTGAGCCCGCGGTGCGCGGCGTGGTCGCGCTGGCCCCGTGGTGCCCGGAGGGTGAGCCCGTGGGGCAGCTCGCGGGGCGTCGCGTCGTCGTACTCCACGGGGACCGGGACCGGGTGACGGATCCCGAGGCCTCCCGCCGGCTGCTGATCCGAGCCCGTCAGGCCGGAGCCGAGACCCGCTTCGTCCCGATGCGGGGCGGCGACCACGCGATGCTGAGGCGGCGTTCGGACTGGCACCGGACCGTCGCGGAAGAGGTGGCGGGAATGCTCGGGGACGCCGCCTCCGGATAG
- a CDS encoding glycosyltransferase produces MANFLPVARLRLPRGRQFALTWSIPDQFGGMTSAMLHRSRALVGLAGRPVDVLTFDARPDYPALEAELRSSGELVDGMRLMNLYDFFRTHELPASAAGSLHLDRDPFTPLGADSSHVPALRGDLVLRRERCAADGTVLQVDHYREDGSLLLSDRRDAGVPGKESGRSVVLCDANGNPVRSWNRIWSFYRFWLDLARNREPSIMIVDSKTVATFMLTYRRKLATTMHVVHNSHLALNGGPTETLRESRRPVFERLQDFDSVVLLTPRQKQDVERLLGPAENLCVIPNSRSLDRLSRTGRSRPPQRGIVIAALVNRKRVDHAVRGTVRAAELADRAISLDVYGEGRKRESLETLIAALDAHDNVRLHGHRSDARARLHESSFIVLTGSTEGLPLVLIEAMAAGCVPVAYDIPYGPADVITHGQNGFLIEEGDEQGLADAIAALVTMEPERLTRMRRDARRVAGQFSDAGVTRLWAREMREAQRRHQAVFGRPAGRARKLVRRARRALTWPVRRVRLRIAQRQARTTADV; encoded by the coding sequence ATGGCCAACTTTCTGCCGGTTGCCCGCCTACGGCTCCCCAGGGGCAGGCAGTTCGCCCTGACCTGGAGCATCCCCGACCAGTTCGGCGGCATGACGAGCGCGATGCTCCACCGCTCCCGTGCCCTCGTCGGCCTCGCGGGACGCCCCGTGGACGTCCTCACCTTCGACGCCCGTCCCGACTACCCGGCGCTCGAGGCCGAGTTGCGCTCGTCCGGTGAACTCGTCGACGGCATGCGCCTGATGAACCTCTACGACTTCTTCCGCACCCACGAGCTCCCGGCCTCCGCGGCGGGTTCGCTCCACCTCGACCGCGACCCCTTCACCCCGCTCGGCGCCGACTCCTCCCATGTGCCGGCGCTGCGTGGCGACCTCGTGCTGCGCCGGGAGCGATGCGCCGCGGACGGGACGGTACTCCAGGTCGACCACTACAGGGAGGACGGTTCGCTTCTGCTCAGCGACCGGAGGGACGCGGGCGTCCCAGGCAAGGAGAGCGGCAGATCCGTCGTCCTGTGCGATGCGAACGGGAACCCCGTCCGCTCCTGGAACCGGATCTGGTCCTTCTACCGCTTCTGGCTCGACCTCGCCCGCAACCGCGAACCCTCGATCATGATCGTCGACAGCAAGACCGTGGCGACGTTCATGCTCACCTACCGGCGCAAGCTCGCCACCACCATGCACGTGGTGCACAACTCGCACCTCGCGCTCAACGGAGGGCCGACCGAGACACTGCGGGAATCGCGGCGACCGGTCTTCGAGCGGCTCCAGGACTTCGACTCGGTGGTTCTCCTGACACCCCGGCAGAAGCAGGACGTGGAGAGGCTGCTCGGCCCCGCGGAGAACCTCTGCGTGATTCCCAACAGCAGAAGCCTCGACCGGCTCTCCCGGACCGGCCGCTCCAGACCGCCGCAGCGCGGCATCGTCATCGCGGCGCTCGTCAACCGCAAGCGCGTCGACCACGCCGTCCGCGGGACGGTACGCGCGGCAGAGCTCGCCGACCGCGCGATCAGCCTCGACGTCTACGGCGAAGGGCGCAAGCGGGAATCCCTGGAGACGCTGATCGCCGCACTGGACGCGCACGACAACGTCCGTCTCCACGGCCACCGCTCCGATGCTCGCGCCCGCCTCCACGAGTCGTCCTTCATCGTTCTCACAGGAAGCACCGAGGGCCTGCCGCTGGTGCTGATCGAGGCGATGGCGGCCGGGTGCGTCCCCGTCGCCTACGACATCCCCTACGGCCCGGCGGACGTCATCACCCACGGGCAGAACGGGTTCCTCATCGAAGAGGGCGACGAGCAGGGGCTGGCCGATGCGATCGCCGCGCTCGTGACGATGGAGCCGGAGCGCCTGACGAGGATGCGCCGGGACGCCCGGCGCGTCGCGGGGCAATTCTCGGACGCCGGCGTGACGAGGCTCTGGGCGCGGGAGATGCGCGAGGCCCAACGGCGTCACCAGGCGGTCTTTGGGCGCCCCGCCGGGCGTGCCCGCAAGCTGGTGCGGCGTGCCCGGCGGGCGCTGACTTGGCCGGTCCGCCGTGTCCGGCTGCGCATCGCGCAGCGGCAGGCGCGCACGACCGCCGACGTATGA
- a CDS encoding exo-beta-N-acetylmuramidase NamZ family protein, producing the protein MSSAPSRRSIFLGGTAAALGAPLLTAGSASAATPPGSAAHGRVTMGAEVAAASGWKLLRGRKVGVVSNPTGVLRDTSHVVDSMAARKELNIVGVFGPEHGFRGSAQAGESEPEFEDPRTGLTVYDAYGADAAKMAQLFRKAGADTIVFDIQDVGVRFYTYIWTMYQAMVAARDIGAAFLVLDRPNPVGRRADGPMMTKEFTSGVGLKPIIQQHGLTVGELAGYFNGELLPDEGKGGKVELEVVRVRGWDPSAPAQETGLPWVPPSPNMPFPDTATVYSGTGYFEGTNLSEGRGTTRPFEFIGAPYLDHHYSDRLNARKLPGVRFREGYFVPTFSKHQGKTCGGVQLHVTDPRRYRPVPTAVAMLAEAMKYDGFAWRKDNDPRPYWIDKLSGSTRLRTMLDAGKDTDEVIGAWEDEVRAFDRTRRQYFLYR; encoded by the coding sequence ATGTCCAGCGCCCCCTCCCGTCGCTCGATCTTCCTCGGCGGCACGGCTGCCGCTCTCGGTGCCCCGCTGCTCACCGCAGGCAGCGCCTCCGCCGCCACTCCCCCCGGCAGCGCCGCTCACGGGCGGGTCACGATGGGTGCCGAGGTGGCCGCGGCCTCCGGCTGGAAGTTGCTGCGCGGCCGCAAGGTCGGCGTGGTCAGCAACCCGACGGGGGTGCTGCGGGACACCAGCCACGTCGTGGACTCCATGGCCGCGCGCAAGGAGCTGAACATCGTGGGGGTGTTCGGGCCCGAGCACGGCTTCCGCGGCAGCGCCCAGGCGGGCGAGTCCGAGCCGGAGTTCGAGGATCCGCGCACCGGCCTGACGGTCTATGACGCCTACGGCGCGGACGCGGCCAAGATGGCGCAGCTGTTCCGCAAGGCCGGCGCGGACACCATCGTCTTCGACATCCAGGACGTGGGAGTGCGCTTCTACACCTACATCTGGACGATGTATCAGGCGATGGTCGCCGCCCGCGACATCGGCGCCGCCTTCCTCGTGCTGGACCGTCCGAACCCGGTGGGGCGGCGGGCGGACGGGCCGATGATGACGAAGGAGTTCACCTCCGGGGTCGGCCTGAAACCCATCATCCAGCAGCACGGCCTGACGGTCGGCGAGCTGGCCGGCTACTTCAACGGCGAGCTGCTTCCGGACGAGGGCAAGGGCGGCAAGGTCGAACTCGAGGTCGTACGCGTACGGGGCTGGGACCCCTCGGCGCCCGCGCAGGAGACGGGCCTGCCGTGGGTGCCGCCGTCGCCGAACATGCCGTTCCCCGACACGGCCACCGTCTACTCGGGCACCGGCTACTTCGAGGGCACGAACCTCTCCGAGGGCCGGGGCACCACGAGGCCCTTCGAATTCATCGGCGCCCCCTATCTGGACCACCACTACAGCGACCGGCTCAACGCCCGGAAGCTGCCCGGAGTCCGCTTCAGGGAGGGCTACTTCGTGCCCACCTTCAGCAAGCACCAGGGCAAGACGTGCGGGGGCGTCCAGCTGCACGTCACCGATCCGCGGCGCTACCGTCCCGTTCCGACGGCCGTCGCGATGCTCGCAGAGGCGATGAAGTACGACGGCTTCGCCTGGCGCAAGGACAACGACCCGCGCCCGTACTGGATCGACAAGCTCTCGGGGTCGACGCGGCTGCGGACGATGCTCGACGCCGGCAAGGACACGGACGAGGTCATCGGCGCCTGGGAGGACGAGGTCCGCGCCTTCGACCGCACCCGTCGGCAGTACTTCCTCTACCGCTGA